The DNA segment TGGTAGTCTTTTATAATCTTCTTCAGGAATTTCGAACTTAATTTCAAGTTCATCCACGATTGAATTTAGAAAAGGCAAATCATTCAAATGTTTATTGCGATCATAGATTGCATTAAGATTTGAAATTTTCAAAACTTTCATCAATAACCAGCCTGAAAAAGTACCCAGAAAGCCATATTTATCCGTATTTATTGCTCTTGCAACTTCTTTGGCGGTTACTAAACCCATTTTATAAAATTTTTTTGACAAGAAAACAAAGATAGCATAAATCTCAGTCATCTGGCATTGATCTGCAGAATTTGATTTGATTTTGAACAAGAACTCTATTCGATTTTCACTACTTTTGGGCCACTTAATTAGCAATTTAATGAAAATTATTTCTTACAATGTTAACGGAATTCGTGCTGCCATTACCAAAGGTTTTTTTGAGTGGCTTGCACAAGCAGATCCGGATGTAGTGTGCCTACAAGAAATTAAGGCAAATTCGGAACAGCTTGCCCTAGAAGATTTCGAAAATGCTGGATATCCTTATCACTATTGGTACTCAGCGAACAAAAAAGGCTACAGTGGGGTTGCGATTTTTTCTAAGACGAAACCAGATAAAGTGGTTTATGGAACGGGAATCGATTATATGGATTTTGAAGGTCGAAATATTCGTGCCGACTTTGGCGACATCTCGGTGATGAGTTTATACCTTCCTTCTGGAACAAATATCGAAAGGTTAGAGCATAAATTTACCTACATGGACGACTTTATGCAATACATTACAGAATTGCGTAAAGAAGTTCCAAATTTGATTATTTGCGGAGATTACAATATTTGCCATGAGGCGATCGATATTCATGATCCGATACGAAACGCAAAAGTTTCAGGTTTCTTGCCGTCAGAAAGAGCGTGGCTTTCGGAATTTTTAGAAAGTGGCTTTGTAGATAGCTTTAGAATGTTTAATAAAGAACCACATAATTATACTTGGTGGAGCTATAGAGCTGGCGCTCGAGGCAATAACAAAGGTTGGCGATTGGATTATGCTTTGGTATCAAAACCATTGGTCGCTAGAGTGCAACGTTCAGAAATATTATGCAATGTTGTACATTCAGATCATTGTCCTATTTTGATAGAAGTTGTTTAAATTTAGAAAATATTTTAAAATTCAAAAAACACATAATATGAAAAATAAATTCCTTTGCGGAATACTTCTAATGTCTGTTCTTACATCTTGTGTGTCAAAGAAGGTATACACTGAATTGGAAGATAAGCACACTGCACTTAAAAAGGAAGCTAGACAACTATCTGATACTAATGATGAGCTTACCGCAGCAAACAATCTGTATGAACTCGATAATGCGACGTTGCAAAAATCTCTTGCAGATTGCACCGCGGAGCGCGACAAGCTAAAATCTCAGTTAAAATCTTCCGAAAATAATTTAAGCACTCTTCAATCTTCATATGCTGCTTTAGAAAAAAATAGCGATGATGTTTTGCAGAGTAATATGTCTAAAAACCGTGAACTATTAGCTGAGCTTGAAGCAAAAGGCAAAAAGTTGACAGCAGAGCAAGATAGGCTGAATAAATTGAAAAGTGATTTACTCGCAAGTTCTAACCGCCTTGCGGAGCTCGAAAGTATTATGGCAGCCAAAGATGCTGCGATGAACAAATTAAGAGAAACTTTGTCTAAAGCTTTAAATAATTTTGAAGGCAAGGGATTGAGTGTACATCAGAAAGATGGTAAAGTATATGTCTCTATGGAAAACAAGCTACTTTTCCAGACCGGAAGTTGGGCTGTGGGAACAGAAGGAAGGAAAGCGGTAGAGGAAGTGGCAAAAGTGCTTGCGCAGAATCCTGATATTTCTGTTCTAATCGAAGGGCATACCGATAATGATAAGATTATGGGAACTCTGGGTAGTGGAATTGAAAGTAATTGGGATTTATCAACCAAAAGAGCAACGGCAATCGTAAATATTATTACGGAAAATAAACAGATCAATAAACAAAATCTAACTGCAGCTGGCCGAAGTGAGTTTGAACCAATAGCTTCAAATGCAAATGCTGATGGGAAAGCAAAAAATAGAAGAATTGAGATAATCTTAACTCCCAAGTTGGACGCTATTTCAAAGCTTCTGAATGACTTTTAGATTGTAAAGATTAATAAATAAAAAAAGAGAATTTCGGCACTTGCTAAAATTCTCTTTTTTATTATAAATAAATCAGATTATACTCTAATC comes from the Flavobacterium ardleyense genome and includes:
- a CDS encoding exodeoxyribonuclease III; its protein translation is MKIISYNVNGIRAAITKGFFEWLAQADPDVVCLQEIKANSEQLALEDFENAGYPYHYWYSANKKGYSGVAIFSKTKPDKVVYGTGIDYMDFEGRNIRADFGDISVMSLYLPSGTNIERLEHKFTYMDDFMQYITELRKEVPNLIICGDYNICHEAIDIHDPIRNAKVSGFLPSERAWLSEFLESGFVDSFRMFNKEPHNYTWWSYRAGARGNNKGWRLDYALVSKPLVARVQRSEILCNVVHSDHCPILIEVV
- a CDS encoding OmpA family protein translates to MKNKFLCGILLMSVLTSCVSKKVYTELEDKHTALKKEARQLSDTNDELTAANNLYELDNATLQKSLADCTAERDKLKSQLKSSENNLSTLQSSYAALEKNSDDVLQSNMSKNRELLAELEAKGKKLTAEQDRLNKLKSDLLASSNRLAELESIMAAKDAAMNKLRETLSKALNNFEGKGLSVHQKDGKVYVSMENKLLFQTGSWAVGTEGRKAVEEVAKVLAQNPDISVLIEGHTDNDKIMGTLGSGIESNWDLSTKRATAIVNIITENKQINKQNLTAAGRSEFEPIASNANADGKAKNRRIEIILTPKLDAISKLLNDF